The Chryseobacterium sp. JV274 sequence AGGTTGTATTATAATATCTTGTAAAAAACCTTCCTGATTAACTTTAAATCGTATTTCAGCTGTTACTCCATCAGCATTTCTGATATTCTGGTTTTTCAGATTAATGAGCAGACGGTTTCTGAATTCTCCCATTCCTCCTGGAAATTCAGCAGATTTTTTTAATCCCTGTGTAGTATAATTTTCTTTAAAGTTGTCAAAATAATCGATCGGATAGAATATGATGGAAACATATTTCTGTACATCCGCACCTTTTTCCATTTTTTAAGTTTATTTATTTCATTGAGAGCCTTTACAAATACAGCGGTAGGGCAATTATCAGAAAGAGTTTTATTAATAATTTTAGCCTGTCCCTTTTCGATTTCAAGTTCAGCCAGAAACATTTCAGACATTCTGTTATTGCAGTGTTCTGAATGACTTTCAATCAGAACTGTATTCAAATCTTTATAAAACTGGACAGCACCTCCTTTATAAGGGTTCATATCTCCCTGAAGCAGATCAAATGTCTGCGCTTTGCCCATAGCACAAACCAGCATCAATCCAAGTAGTTGTAGAGTTTTCTTAATCATAATCATAGCTGAGATTATCAAATCTGATTTTCAGTATTGTTTTTGTAATCAAAAGTTACTTTTTCATCTGCTAATCAATATCTGCTGACATTGAAGAGAAGTTCATTTTAACTTTAATCTGTGAAGCTACAGGCTGCCCGTTACAAGACGCCGGAGTCCAGTTTTTCTTTATTCTTCTTACGACATACTGCATGTCATCAAAAAAAACTTCGCTGTTCTGTACTTTGGGCATTCCCTTCACATCCACAACTTTTCCTTTGTCATCAAGCACTAAAGTAAATGTAAAATCTCCCGTCAGCGCATAGAAATCTGAATTCAGATAAGCATAAATATACTTGTTGAGGATATCTTTGTAAGCTGCAACTCCACCTTCATAAGCAGCCGGTTTAAAATCATTACATTTCACGGCAACCTGCATAAAAGGCTCTTTAATATCTATTTTTAAAAGGTTTTTATTACTTTCTCTTATGAAGGAATCATCCCGTTCTTCCTGATCCTGTGCAAATGAAAAAGTCCCTGCACACAAAGCCAAAAATAAAAGTACTGTTCTCATAATTTTGTTTCCTAATAATAAGCAAAGGTAAATATTTAGCTTATTTATAAAAAAGAAAAACTTCACGCAAAGCATGAAGTTTAAAATACGAATATGGTAAATACAAGATTTACTTTGAAGCCTTACAAGAGACCTTTAATGTGTTTATAATTGCTTTTCACTGTTTCAAAAACCTCATCCATTTTACCTCCAAGCATCAATTGAGCCATAGATTTGGTCATTCCCATAATCTGATCAAATTCAATTTTAGGAGGAAGAGCCAATGCATTGGGATTGGTAAAGATGTTCAGAAGATAAGGCCCGTTGTGATCTAAACATTCTTTGATCGCGCTTTCCACTTCCTCGGGAAGGTGTACATTTTTCCCTGGATATCCCATTGCATGAGCTACCATGGCAAAGTCCGGATTAATCATATCGGTTTCATTATCGGGCATTCCGCCGACTTCCATTTCCAGTTTTACCATTCCAAGGGTCCTGTTATTGAACACGATTAGTTTTACGGGTAGTTTATACTGAAAAATAGTCGCCATATCTCCTAATAGCATCGATAGGCCTCCATCTCCACACATTGCTATAACTTGCTTTTCCGGATGGGCTAAAGCTGCTCCGATTGCCATTGGCATTGCATTAGCCATTGATCCATGATTAAATGAGCCAAGCATTTTTCTTTCTCCCGTTCCTGTAATAAACCGGGCGCCCCAAACACAGCACATTCCGGTGTCTACGGTAAAAATAGCATCTTTTTTGGCCAGTTTATCTAAGGTATGTGCCACATATTCCGGCTGGATAGCATTCTCTTTTCCAAAATCTTTTACATATTCTAACTGACCTTCTTTTACTTTTTCATAAAATGCCAGTTGCTCATTCAGAAAGTGAACATCTGTTTTTTCTTCTAATAAAGGGAGTAATGCTTTTATTGTTTCTTTGATATCTCCTGCAAGACCTAATTCCAGTTTTGCCCTTCTTCCCAATCTTTCCGGACTTTCATCTATCTGTACAATTTTATTTTTTACCGGCATAAACTTCTGGTAAGGAAAATCAGTCCCCAAAAGAAGAACCAGATCTGCTTCGTGCATTGCATGATATGCTGATGGAAATCCCAACAGCCCGGTAAGTCCCACTTCATTAGGATTATTAGGCTGAATTGCCATTTTTCCCCGGAATGAATATCCTACAGGCGCTTTTAATAGTTTAGACAATTCTATAACTTCCGCACTTGCTTCACCCGCTCCAACTCCGCAGTACAATGTTACTTTTTTGCTATTATTTACCAATGCTGCCAGCTGTTTCAATTCATCATCAGAAGGTCTTACAACAGGATTGGTTTTAAAGATTTGAGTAGAAGTAGATCCTTCTTCTGCATCCAGCTCAGAAACATCTCCCGGAAGGCCTATTACGGCAACTCCTTTTTTGGAAATAGCATGCTGAATAGCCGTCTGCACAGTTCTCTGCACCTGCTCCGGACGGGTAATCATCTGATTATAGTAACTGCAGTCATCAAACAGTTTTATTGTATTGGTTTCCTGAAAGTAATCCATTCCCATCTCATCACTGGGAATCGTAGAGGCAATAACCAGCATAGGAACATGAGAGCGGTGTGCTTCATACACTCCATTGATAAGATGAACATGTCCCGGGCCGCAACTCCCTGCACATACTGCCAGGCCATCCAGTTCGGCTTCTGCAGCAGCTGCATAAGCTCCCACTTCTTCGTGCCGCACATGAATCCACTGGATACTGCTTTTTTTAACAGCAACATTCAGATGGTTGAGACTGTCGCCAGTTACTGCATAAATTCTTTTCACATTGGCATTTTCGAGCATTTCAACAATCTGCTCTGCTATGTTTTTGGCCATAATTATTCTATTTTGGTGGTTGTTTTTGGTGAAAAATAGTATTTAACAGGGATAATAATGCCCCTATCTCTATCAAATTTAGCTAATAAAATTGGAACTTTCATCCGATTTCAATGTTAAAAACTTGTAATTTAATTTTGAATTTTCTTTCTACTTACCCCTCAAACAAATTGATTAAAAAACAAAACAGCCACCCAAAAAGGTGGCTGTTTATATCGTATCACTTAAGTTTACATTACTATTTCAATCTGATTTCTCAACAGATCTTCAAATTCATCTCTTTTACGGATCAAATGTGCTTTTCCGTCTAAGAATAGTACTTCTGCAGGTTTTAATCTTGAATTGAAGTTTGAACTCATTTCAAAACCATAAGCTCCAGCATTGTGGAAAGCAAGAATATCTCCTTCTCTCACTTCGTTCAGTTTTCTGTCCCAGGCAAAAGTATCGGTTTCACAAATGTTTCCTACTACCGTATAAATTCTTTCAGCACCTTTTGGATTGGATAAGTTCTCGATCATGTGGTAAGAATCATAGAACATTGGACGAATCAGGTGATTGAATCCGGAATTCACACCCACAAAAACAGTAGCCGTTGTCTGCTTGATCACATTAGCTTTCACCAATAAATACCCGCTTTTACCAACCAAGAATTTTCCAGGTTCAAACCATAATTCGAATTTTTTTCCTGTAGATTTTGAAAACTCAGAAATTACTTTTTCTACTTTTTTACCTAATGTTCTCACATCAGTTTCTTCTTCACTATCCTGATAAGGAATTTTGAAACCACTTCCCATATCCAGATATTTCAGGTTCGGGAAATGTTCAGAAAGTTCCAACATAATCTCCAGAGCCTGCAGGAATACATCAGGATCTTTGATCTCACTTCCTGTATGCATGTGAAGACCTTCCACATTCAGGTTTGTACTTTTCATCACTCTTTCAATGTGACGAACCTGGTGGATAGAAATACCGAATTTACTGTCGATATGCCCCGTTGAAATTTTGTAGTTTCCTCCGGCAAAAATATGCGGATTGATTCTTACCAAAATAGGATATGAATTTCCATATTTATTACCGAACTGCTCAAGAATAGAAATGTTATCAATATTTATATGAACTCCGAAAGTCATTGCTTCTTCTATTTCAGCAAGATCAACACAGTTGGGAGTAAACAAAATCTTTTCTTTTGAAAATCCTGCCTTTAACCCAAGTTTTACTTCATTAATGGATACACAATCCAAAGAAGCTCCCAGATTCTTGACATACTTAAGGATATTGATGTTTGTCAACGCCTTCGCTGCATAGAAGAACTTTGTATGTTTTAAAAAAGAAGATGTAAGTTTTTCGTATTGAACTTTGATGGATTCCGCATCATAAACATACACCGGGGTGCCAAACTCATTGGCAATCTTTAATAATTCTTTTGAATTCATAATTTCATTTTAACATAAAAAAAGGCAGATTCTTATAAAAAGAGCCTGCCGCATTGATTATTTTTTATGCAAGACAACTCTTTTAAATATTCCAAACCTTAGAGAACCTTACAGCTCCCTTTTTTCCAGTTTTAATTTGTTTAAAATTTTGCATTGCTTCCATTTATTTTTTGCAAAAATACTATTTATTTTTTATTTTTCGAAAATTGATTTTAAAAGCACCTTCTTTCAGATCAACTTATAAAGTGTTAATTCCTATATCATTTCGGTAAAGGCAGTGTTTCAAAATCGCTGCGAAGGAGTGCCAGCTGCAGTTCATTATTCAGATCTGTGGAAGATAACGGCAGGTCAATTTTTAATTTAGCCAGCTTACTTAAAGTCTGAATTTGGGTAAACAGTTCATAGAAACCAAATGAAACCACTTTCCCGTTTTCTATAATTAAAAATAATTTTTCCCCCAGTTTTCTTCCTGGTCCCAGCCAAAGTTCATTTCTTTTTCTGAATTCAATTTTCTGTTTCAATACTGAAAAATCTTTAAAATCTTCCTGAGAACCAATAAACTGAACCGCTTTTGTTCCTTGCGTAAATGATCTGAATTTTAAAACCGGTTTTTCGGTTTTATTGAGTGTATTTTTCTCAACTATATATTTATTGTTCCTGAAATACAATCCGAAAGGCAGTACTTCTTTCTTTTTAATATTTTTGGAGTTCAGGATCAGCTTAGCAATAATGTCTGTTCCGGTAAGCTCAAAATTAATCTGCTCAACATCTTTCTGAATCTGTTCCCATTTTTTTGATTTCGAATTGAAAACTTTTTTTGAAAACTTGTTGATATCCTGAACATAATCTGAGAACATAATCCGTCCCGCTTCATCCTGAAAATAGACAAAGCCTTTATCGTTGGGAAGATCCTGAGTAAGCTCTTTGATCTTGTTGATATAGGTTTTTGCATTAGACTCATCATGTTGTTTCTGAATGATCTCATTTTCAGTATCTTTTGAAATCAGAAGTTTGAAAAGTTCTAATGTAGCTCTTGCATCACCTTCAGCCCTGTGATGATTGGTCAAAGGAATTCCCAGAGATTTCACCAGTTTTCCCAGTGAATAACTTACCTCATCAGGAATCAGTTTCTTAGCCAACGGAATTGTATCTAAAGTATTGGTTTTGAAGTCATATCCAAGCCTTTTGAATGACTGACGAAGCATTCTGTAATCAAAATCAATATTATGACCTACCAGGGTTGTATTTTGAGTTATTTCGATAACCCTCTTGGCAATTTCATGAAATTTCGGAGCAGTTTTGACCATTTTTGGGGTAATACTGGTCAGTTTCTGTACAAAAGGGGTAATATCTCCTTCAGGGTTTACCAGAGAAATAAACTGGTCAGTAATTTTCTGACCATCATATCTGTAGATGGCGATATCGATAATGCATTCATTTCTATAACCTGCACCATTACTTTCTATATCTATAATTGAATACATTGAATGTGTGTTAACTGCTGTTTTGTCATTTATATTTAAAACCAAAGCTTATTCCCCGATAAAATCTGGTTCTATTTTTTACTGTTATGTAAAGATAACCTGCTAAAATAACAAAAAATATAGCAAAATATAGCAGGTTATCCTTCAAAATTATCTTCTTCTGCCTCCCAGACCAAACATTCCGAGAATAGCTTTTGCTCCTTCTCTCATTAATGTAGAAGTAAAAGTACGGCCGGCTTTACTCTGCAATACCTGTTCAAACATTCCTGGTTCTTCTTTTACCGGTTTTGTCTTTTGAGTAGGCGCTGGATTTTGTGCTGCCTGTTCCATTCTGTTGGTTAGCATTTCATAAGCTGACTCTCTGTCAATAGGCTGTTCATATTTTGCAACAAGTGCTGATTTTGAAGTCAGATCAGAGATTTCCGCTTCACTCAAAACATCCATCCTTGATTCCGGAGAGATCAGATAAGTGTGTACTAATGGTGTAGGTATTCCTTTTTCATCAAGAGCCGTGACAAATGCTTCTCCAATTCCCAAATTCTGGATCAGGCTGGAAGCATTGTAATATTCTGTGGTAGGGTAATTTTCAACGGCCTTGGAAATTTCTTTTTTATCTTTTGCTGTAAAACCTCTTAATGCATGCTGAATCTTTAATCCTAATTGAGAAAGTACATTTTCAGGGACATCACCAGGAATCTGAGTAATAAAATAGATCCCTACTCCTTTGGAACGGATCAGTTTTACCATTGTTTCAATTTGTGAAAGAAGTGCTTTGGAAGCTTCATCAAAAATCAGGTGTGCTTCATCTATAAATAACACCAGCTTTGGTTTGCCACTATCTCCTTCTTCAGGAAACGTCATATAAATTTCTGCAAAAAGCGAAAGCATAAACGTAGAAAAAAGCTGTGGTTTATTCTGAATATCTGATACTCTTAAAATATTGACCACTCCTTTTCCGTCCCTTGTTTCCAGTAAATCATGAACATCAAAGCTTAATTCACCGAAGAATCCTGCCGCTCCCTGTTGTTCCAACGCGACAATAGATCTTAAAATTGTTCCAAGAGATGCTGATGCAATGGACCCGTAATTCGCTGCAAGCTCGGCTTTTCCTTGCGCATTATCCGTCACATACTGCAGTACTTTCTTCAAATCATTAAGATCAATCAACGGAAGCCCTTTATCATCACAGTATTTGAAGACAATCGACATGATGCTTTGCTGTGTATCGTTAAGTTCAAGGATTTTGCTGAGTAAAACGGGCCCGAATTCTGTAACGGTAGCTCTCAACTTCACGCCTTCACCACCGGAAATACTCATCAATTCTACCGGAAAACTCTGTGGATTGTAAGGAAGCTGTGTTTTAGCATATCTTTCTTCAATAACAGGATTCATTTGGCCTGCTTCTGCAATCCCGGAGAAATCTCCTTTAATATCAAGAACCAAAGAGGGAATTCCTGCATGAGAAAGCTGTTCTGCAAATACCTGTAATGTTTTTGTCTTACCAGTTCCCGTAGCTCCGGCGATAAGACCATGACGGTTAATCGTTTTCAGGGGAATGGTTACATTTACTTCTGTGACCACTTCACCATCCAGCATTCCTTTTCCCAATATAATATGTTCTCCTTTTGGAGTGTATCTCGTGTTTAGTTCTTCAATAAATTGTGTTTTGTCTGCCATCTGATCGCTTTTTTAACTTATAAATATAAAATTTTTGGAGAATATGTAAAGATATTTTCCAATGAACTTATCTTTATTTCTTTGAAAAATAAATTTGTATCTGCATAAACAAATTTTAAACCACATGTATTAACCTGCGAACAATATATGATTTCTAAAGAGAACATGATAAAAAACAGCATTTGCAAATTCACAGGTTGTAAGGCATTCTTTTTGCTGAAAAAGACAATGTATTAAACATCCGTTTAACAAAGTATTGAAAGAAACTATCAATGGGATTTAACATTTCATTTAGAATTTATCTAATACTTTGTATCTTTAACTCATTAAAAAAAGACCCCAATGAAAATTGAACAAATATATACGGGCTGTCTGGCTCAGGGTGCCTATTATATTGTATCAGAGAATGAAGCAGTCATTATAGATCCTTTAAGAGAAGTAAAACCTTACCTGGATCGTCTGGAAAAAGATAATGTCACTTTAAAATATATTTTTGAAACTCACTTCCATGCAGATTTTGTATCAGGCCATTTGGATTTAAGCAAGAAAACAAGTGCTCCGATTGTATATGGACCTACTGCTGCTCCTGAATTTGAAGCAATTATTGCCGAAGACAATCAGATTTTTGAGATCGGAAAAGTAAAAATAAAGGTAATGCACACTCCCGGACACACCATGGAAAGCAGCACTTATCTTTTAATAGATGAAAACGGTATTGAAACTGCAATTTTTACAGGTGACACCTTATTTTTAGGAGATGTCGGAAGACCAGATCTTGCACAGAAAGCAACCAATCTTACCCAGGAAGACCTTGCGGGAATTCTATACGACAGTCTTCAGAACAAAATTATGCCTTTGGATGACAGCATTACCGTTTATCCTGCTCACGGGGCAGGTTCTGCCTGCGGAAAAAACATGCAGAAGGAAACGGTAGATATTTTAGGAAACCAAAAGAAGACGAATTATGCGCTTAATCAACCCGATAAAGCCTCTTTCATCAGAGAGGTTCTTGATGGTTTAACAGCACCACCAAAATATTTCGGAATGAATGTCGCATTAAACAAAGGTGGATATGAAAGTCTGGATGTTGTAATGAACAAAGGATTACAACCTGTAGCGCCGGAAGATTTTGAGGCACTGGCTGAAGAAACCGGAGCATTAATTTTAGATACAAGAGGAGCGGCGGACTTCCATAAAGGATTTGTTCCTAACTCTATCAATATAGGATTGAAAGGTGATTTCGCCCCATGGGTAGGAAATCTTATCGTGGATGTAAAGCATCCTCTATTACTGGTAGCAGATGAAGGAACCGAGGAAGAAGTAATTACCAGACTAAGCAGAGTAGGTTTTGATAATGTAGTAGGTTATCTGGAAGGAAGTTTTGAAGGCTGGAAAAATGCAGGTAAGGAAACTGATGAGATCAAAAGAATTACCCCATCTGAGTTTGCTGAACAGTTTACAGAAGATGCAAAAGTAATTGATGTAAGAAAACTGACTGAATATTCTGCAGAGCATATTGACAACGCTTATAACAGGCCACTGGATACGATCAGTGACTGGGCCCGCACTATGGATGATTCGGAACATTTCTTTCTTCACTGTGCAGGCGGATACAGAAGTATGATCGCAGCAAGCATCCTTAACTCACACGGAATCAGAAACTTTACCGAAATAGAAGGAGGTTTTAACGGCATCAAAAAGACGGAAAAATTCCCGACTACAGATTTTGTATGCCAATCTAAAACGTCATAAGATCATGAAGATACAGTTTTTTGGGCTTGCTTTAGCAATGGCTTTTACGCTAAGTGCCTGTAAAACATCTCATACCGCTTTCACACCCAAAGCTAACATCAAAGAAGTAGTCAATAGCTCTGATGTAACATTGGTGGATGTCAGAATTCCGGAACAGTATGCTGCAGGAACAGCAAAAAATGCTGTCAACATACCATTAGCAGAGCTTCAAAGCAATATAGAAACCTTGAAAGGTAAAAAAGTTGTTGTGTTCTGTAATAAAGGAGTTCAGGCAGATCAGGCTATGGAAATTCTGAAGAAAAACGGAGTGGAAGCCTATGATGGTACAAGCTGGAAGAATGTAAAAGCAATCCAGGACGAAACAAACAAAAAAGTAAACTAATAAAACCAAAACTATGTCACAAAAATTTCAGGAAATCATTGATTCCGAAAGGCCTGTACTGATCGATTTTTTCGCAACATGGTGTCAGCCTTGTAAAGTACAGTCTTCAGTATTAAATACGGTAAAGGAGAATGTTGGCGAAGAAGCAAGAATCATCAAGGTAGATGTAGACCAATATCCTGCATTAGCAGCTCAATATGGAGTGCGCGGAGTTCCTACTCTTGCCATTTTCAAAAAAGGAGAACTATTATGGAAAGAAAGTGGTGTACATGATGTGAATACACTCACTAATCTTCTCCAGCAATATGCTTAGATAAGGACCAAAATAAAGGCTGAAATTCAAATGAATTTCAGCCTTTATTTTTTATTACAATTGAATAGAGAAACTATCCCGGTCATTTAAAAACTGAAAATGGGTTCTGAAATCTTTCAATTCATCTATATTTAGTTCTGCGGACACAAGATTCCCTTGTTTTTCAGAAATTTCTTTTCCGTCTGCAAAGAAGCAGTGAGAACTTTCCTGATAAAACAAATTGTTTCCATCAGTTCCAATTCTGTTTAAGCCAAATACAAAAGATAAATTTTCAATAGCCCGGGCTTTTAGCAAATGTTCCCATGCTCCTACTCTTTTCTCGGGCCAGTTGGCCACATATAAAATAGCATCGTAGTCATCATTGTTTCTGGCAAAAACAGGAAAACGAAGGTCATAACATACTTGAAGCAGAAATCGTATTCCCTGATACACAACAACTACCCGCTCTTTTCCAGGTGTATATACTTTATCTTCTCCTGAAAAAGAGAACAGATGCCGTTTATCATAAAAAGAAACTTCACCACCCGGCCGTACGAAATACATTCTGTTGTAAAAGTTTCCGTTGTGTTCTACCGGAGCACTTCCACAGAATGCTGCATTTTTATCTTTTGAAAGTTTCTTCAAAAATTCCAGTGATTCATTATTTCTGTCCGAAACTTCAGAAGCGTCCATACAGAAGCCAGTAGAAAACATTTCGGGTAGAAGAAACAGATCCGCTTCCACATTATGAAGCTCATTTTCTATGAGTTTAAAATTCTCAGCTTTATTTTTCCAGATGATATCTAAATTAAGCCCTACAACTTTCATCTTTTATTCTTTTTAAATTATTTCAAATCTGAAGTATAAAAATACGCCTTTTATCATTACAAAAAGAAAACTCTCAGGAGAATTCAACTGCAGAAAAACAGTGTCTCCTTCTCCAATATCAAACAATATTTCATAATAATTTATTAAAGTCTTTCATTTTTATAATACGGATTCTCTTTCGGTTTCATTTTTGATAGAGATATTTTTTATTACTATCCTTAAAAATTTAAAATTTATGAAGAAATTGTTTTTTATGGTGACGATTTTCTTTTTTGGGGCCATGGCTAATGCTCAGGCCTGGACGGGAAAAGGGGATCAGAAAGTACAACTGGGGCTGAGTGCCTGGGGATATGGAACCGGAGTAACGGGAACCTACGACTATGGGCTCAATAAACTTATTTCAGTAGGAGCCGGAATCAACGGCTATTTTGACAATTATAAAAACAACGATAAGGATAATCGTGTTTTTGTTTTCGGGAGACTGAACTTTCATTTACAGGAAGCACTGAACCTTCCCTCAAAATGGGATATCTACCCTGGTGTAGACCTTGGAGTTCTCGGAAGAGACTTCGGAGTTGGCGCTCACATTGGAGCCCGTTATTTCTTCACAGAGAAAATAGGGGTATTTGCAGAAGTAGGTAATAATGGCAGTCTGGGTGTTTCTTTCAATTTATAATCAAATCGTCTTTAAATATGACAAAGCTTCTCGTTTCGGGGAGCTTTTTTATTTGGCATAGTTTTGATAATTGTTACCTTTGCAAATTAAAATCTAAAATTTATTAATGGAAATAGCAATCAAACTTTTTCAGTTCATTCTGAGCATCTCTATACTTGTGCTTCTTCATGAGCTTGGGCATTTTTTACCGGCAATATGGTTCAAGACCAGAGCAGAGAAGTTTTTCCTGTTTTTTGATCCTTACTTCTCCATATTCTCCATGAAGAAAATCAACGGGAAATGGCAGTATAAGTTTTTATCAAAGAACCTGCCGGATTCTGAAGTAATAGAGGTAAACGGAAAGAAGGAAGAAGTTCCTATCGATATATCAAAACTACCGGACAATGACTGGAGAAAACATCCTGAACAAACCAAATACGGAATTGGATGGCTTCCTTTCGGAGGGTATGTAAAAATTGCAGGAATGGTGGATGAAAGTATGGATACTGCCCAAATGAAAAAGCCGGCAGAACCATGGGAATTCAGATCGAAACCGGCTTGGCAGAGACTTATTATTATGCTGGGTGGAGTTACGGTTAACTTTTTCCTTGCATGGTTGATCTATAGCTCTTTATCATTCTTCAACGGAGAAACCTATACAGATATCACGAAATTCGACAATGGTATTGAAGCGACTTCAGCAGGAAAGAAAATGGGATTCCAGAATGGTGACAAAATCATCAGCGTAGATGGAAAACCTGCAGAGAGACTTGAAAATACATCAATCAATATTCTTTTAGGAGACAATGTTACCGTAAACAGAAACGGCCAGGAAGTTACTTTCCCGGTAAATGCTGACGGTGTTGCAGATGTTCTTAAGCAGAGAGAAGCAAAATTGTATATCACTCCAAGAGTTTCTATGGTCATTGATTCATTGGCAACTCCTTCTTCTCAGGCATCAGGTCTTGCGAAAGGAGATAAAATTGTAGGAATCAACGGTAAAAAAGCGGCATTCTTTGATGAAGTAAGCACTCTTCTAAGTGAAAATAAAGGTAAGACGATTACTGTAGATGTTGAAAGAAATGGGGCTTTGCAGACATTACCAGCAGTTTCTGTTGATAAAAACGGAAAACTAGGGGTAGCAATTGATACAAAAAACATCGCAAAAGCTGTTGTAACAAATAAAAAATACTCTTTTGGGGAGGCTATTCCAAGAGGATTTACCAGAACTATTGAAGCATTAACTACCCAGGTTAAGCAGTTCAAAATCATGTTCAACTCTAAAGTTCAGGGGTATAAAAATGTAGGAGGTCCTATTGCGATTGTAAAGAATATGCCTGTAGATAAAGATGCAGACGGAAACTTTAAGATCAACTGGGTTGCTTTCTGGAGCTTTACAGCAATGTTCTCCGTATGGTTGGCATTCCTGAATCTTATTCCTATTCCGGGACTTGATGGCGGACACGTTTTATTTACTTT is a genomic window containing:
- a CDS encoding PolC-type DNA polymerase III; amino-acid sequence: MYSIIDIESNGAGYRNECIIDIAIYRYDGQKITDQFISLVNPEGDITPFVQKLTSITPKMVKTAPKFHEIAKRVIEITQNTTLVGHNIDFDYRMLRQSFKRLGYDFKTNTLDTIPLAKKLIPDEVSYSLGKLVKSLGIPLTNHHRAEGDARATLELFKLLISKDTENEIIQKQHDESNAKTYINKIKELTQDLPNDKGFVYFQDEAGRIMFSDYVQDINKFSKKVFNSKSKKWEQIQKDVEQINFELTGTDIIAKLILNSKNIKKKEVLPFGLYFRNNKYIVEKNTLNKTEKPVLKFRSFTQGTKAVQFIGSQEDFKDFSVLKQKIEFRKRNELWLGPGRKLGEKLFLIIENGKVVSFGFYELFTQIQTLSKLAKLKIDLPLSSTDLNNELQLALLRSDFETLPLPK
- a CDS encoding thioredoxin family protein — translated: MSQKFQEIIDSERPVLIDFFATWCQPCKVQSSVLNTVKENVGEEARIIKVDVDQYPALAAQYGVRGVPTLAIFKKGELLWKESGVHDVNTLTNLLQQYA
- a CDS encoding rhodanese-like domain-containing protein; the protein is MKIQFFGLALAMAFTLSACKTSHTAFTPKANIKEVVNSSDVTLVDVRIPEQYAAGTAKNAVNIPLAELQSNIETLKGKKVVVFCNKGVQADQAMEILKKNGVEAYDGTSWKNVKAIQDETNKKVN
- a CDS encoding thiamine pyrophosphate-dependent enzyme, producing MAKNIAEQIVEMLENANVKRIYAVTGDSLNHLNVAVKKSSIQWIHVRHEEVGAYAAAAEAELDGLAVCAGSCGPGHVHLINGVYEAHRSHVPMLVIASTIPSDEMGMDYFQETNTIKLFDDCSYYNQMITRPEQVQRTVQTAIQHAISKKGVAVIGLPGDVSELDAEEGSTSTQIFKTNPVVRPSDDELKQLAALVNNSKKVTLYCGVGAGEASAEVIELSKLLKAPVGYSFRGKMAIQPNNPNEVGLTGLLGFPSAYHAMHEADLVLLLGTDFPYQKFMPVKNKIVQIDESPERLGRRAKLELGLAGDIKETIKALLPLLEEKTDVHFLNEQLAFYEKVKEGQLEYVKDFGKENAIQPEYVAHTLDKLAKKDAIFTVDTGMCCVWGARFITGTGERKMLGSFNHGSMANAMPMAIGAALAHPEKQVIAMCGDGGLSMLLGDMATIFQYKLPVKLIVFNNRTLGMVKLEMEVGGMPDNETDMINPDFAMVAHAMGYPGKNVHLPEEVESAIKECLDHNGPYLLNIFTNPNALALPPKIEFDQIMGMTKSMAQLMLGGKMDEVFETVKSNYKHIKGLL
- a CDS encoding helicase HerA-like domain-containing protein, producing the protein MADKTQFIEELNTRYTPKGEHIILGKGMLDGEVVTEVNVTIPLKTINRHGLIAGATGTGKTKTLQVFAEQLSHAGIPSLVLDIKGDFSGIAEAGQMNPVIEERYAKTQLPYNPQSFPVELMSISGGEGVKLRATVTEFGPVLLSKILELNDTQQSIMSIVFKYCDDKGLPLIDLNDLKKVLQYVTDNAQGKAELAANYGSIASASLGTILRSIVALEQQGAAGFFGELSFDVHDLLETRDGKGVVNILRVSDIQNKPQLFSTFMLSLFAEIYMTFPEEGDSGKPKLVLFIDEAHLIFDEASKALLSQIETMVKLIRSKGVGIYFITQIPGDVPENVLSQLGLKIQHALRGFTAKDKKEISKAVENYPTTEYYNASSLIQNLGIGEAFVTALDEKGIPTPLVHTYLISPESRMDVLSEAEISDLTSKSALVAKYEQPIDRESAYEMLTNRMEQAAQNPAPTQKTKPVKEEPGMFEQVLQSKAGRTFTSTLMREGAKAILGMFGLGGRRR
- the lysA gene encoding diaminopimelate decarboxylase, translating into MNSKELLKIANEFGTPVYVYDAESIKVQYEKLTSSFLKHTKFFYAAKALTNINILKYVKNLGASLDCVSINEVKLGLKAGFSKEKILFTPNCVDLAEIEEAMTFGVHINIDNISILEQFGNKYGNSYPILVRINPHIFAGGNYKISTGHIDSKFGISIHQVRHIERVMKSTNLNVEGLHMHTGSEIKDPDVFLQALEIMLELSEHFPNLKYLDMGSGFKIPYQDSEEETDVRTLGKKVEKVISEFSKSTGKKFELWFEPGKFLVGKSGYLLVKANVIKQTTATVFVGVNSGFNHLIRPMFYDSYHMIENLSNPKGAERIYTVVGNICETDTFAWDRKLNEVREGDILAFHNAGAYGFEMSSNFNSRLKPAEVLFLDGKAHLIRKRDEFEDLLRNQIEIVM
- a CDS encoding MBL fold metallo-hydrolase → MKIEQIYTGCLAQGAYYIVSENEAVIIDPLREVKPYLDRLEKDNVTLKYIFETHFHADFVSGHLDLSKKTSAPIVYGPTAAPEFEAIIAEDNQIFEIGKVKIKVMHTPGHTMESSTYLLIDENGIETAIFTGDTLFLGDVGRPDLAQKATNLTQEDLAGILYDSLQNKIMPLDDSITVYPAHGAGSACGKNMQKETVDILGNQKKTNYALNQPDKASFIREVLDGLTAPPKYFGMNVALNKGGYESLDVVMNKGLQPVAPEDFEALAEETGALILDTRGAADFHKGFVPNSINIGLKGDFAPWVGNLIVDVKHPLLLVADEGTEEEVITRLSRVGFDNVVGYLEGSFEGWKNAGKETDEIKRITPSEFAEQFTEDAKVIDVRKLTEYSAEHIDNAYNRPLDTISDWARTMDDSEHFFLHCAGGYRSMIAASILNSHGIRNFTEIEGGFNGIKKTEKFPTTDFVCQSKTS